A genomic stretch from Channa argus isolate prfri chromosome 24, Channa argus male v1.0, whole genome shotgun sequence includes:
- the acaca gene encoding acetyl-CoA carboxylase 1 isoform X5, translated as MKLSELVCEVHWLAFAACLSAGLGLFFWSRKQLSIVFAACSCRPGMAQQDGAAKKNPAVAALHSHFTVGSVSEENSEDEIQGKPEMQLEEKETRSLSPSSGSSDSTCEMGFDHIDGSMHNLRPSMSGLHLVKQGRDRRRIDQQRDFTVASPAEFVTRFGGNKVIEKVLIANNGIAAVKCMRSIRRWAYEMFRNERVIRFVVMVTPEDLKANAEYIKMADHYVPVPGGTNNNNYANVELILDIAKRIPVQAVWAGWGHASENPKLPELLQKHGIAFMGPPSQAMWALGDKIASSVVAQTAGIPTLPWSGTDLKVEWTENNQKKKIINVPPDVYERGCIQDVEDGLKAAEKIGYPVMVKASEGGGGKGIRKVNSADDFPNLFRQVQAEVPGSPIFIMQLAKHARHLEVQILADQYGNAISLFGRDCSVQRRHQKIIEEAPATIATSDVFEDMERCAVKLAKMVGYVSAGTVEYLYSQDGSFYFLELNPRLQVEHPCTEMVADVNLPAAQLQIAMGIPLQRIKDIRMLYGVQPWGDTPIDFEGLSTSPSPRGHVIAARITSENPDEGFKPSSGTVQELNFRSNKNVWGYFSVAAAGGLHEFADSQFGHCFSWGENREEAISNMVVALKELSIRGDFRTTVEYLIKLLETESFQQNNIDTGWLDRLISEKMQAERPDTMLGIVSGALHVADVNLRNSVSNFLHSLERGQVLAAHTLLNTVDVELIYEGTKYVLTVTRQSPNSYVVIMNSSAEVDVHRLSDGGLLLSYDGSSYTTYMKEEVDRYRITIGNKTCVFEKENDPSLLRSPSAGKLIQYTVEDGGHVFTGQCYAEIEVMKMVMTLTAAESGCIHYVKRAGAALEPGCVIAKLQLDDPSRVQQAELYTGALPSIQAVALRGEKLHRVFHNTLDHLVHIMNGYCLPEPFFSTKLKEWVERLMKTMRDPSLPLLELQDIMTSVSGRIPPAVEKAIKKEMAQYASNITSVLCQFPSQQIANILDSHAATLNKKSEREVFFMNTQSIVQLVQKYRSGIRGHMKAVVMDLLRQYLKVEIQFQNGHYEKCVFALREENKGDLTNVLNYIFSHAQVTKKNLLVTMLIDQLCGRDPTLTDELMAILTELTQLSKTTNAKVALRARQVLIASHLPSYELRHNQVESIFLSAIDMYGHQFCIENLQKLILSETSIFDVLPNFFYHSNQVVRMAALEVYVRRAYIAYELNSVQHRQLRDNTCVVEFQFMLPTSHPNRGNIPTLNRMSFSSNLNHYGMVHVASVSDVLLDTSFTPPCQRMGAMVSFRSFQEFTRNITDVLSCFSDSPPPSPTFPEGGNPVLYGEEDNKSIQDEPIHILNVAIKTDSDIDDDGLAAMFREFTQSKKSLLFEHGIRRLTFLVAQKDFRKQINCEVDQRFHREFPKFFTFRARDKFEEDRIYRHLEPALAFQLELNRMRNFALTAIPCANHKMHLYLGAARVEVGTEVTDYRFFVRAIIRHSDLVTKEASFEYLHNEAERLLLEAMDELEVAFNNTTVRTDCNHIFLNFVPTVIMDPSKIEESVRSMVMRYGSRLWKLRVLQAELKINIRLTPTGKQIPIRLFLTNESGYYLDISLYKEVTDSRTGQIMFQAYGDKQGPLHGMLINTPYVTKDLLQSKRFQAQSLGTTYVYDFPEMFRQALKKLWHSIQAYAHLPKCPLPSELLTFTELVLDAQGQLVQMNRLPGGNEIGMVAWRMTLRTPEYPAGREIIVISNDITHKIGSFGPQEDMLFLRASEMARESSIPRIYIAANSGARIGLAEEIRHMFHVAWQDPADPYKGFRYMYLTPQDYKKVSALNSVHCEHVEDEGESRYKITDIIGKDDGLGVENLKGSGMIAGESSLAYEEIITMNLVTCRAIGIGAYLVRLGQRTIQVDNSHIILTGAGALNKVLGREVYTSNNQLGGIQIMHNNGVTHCTVSDDFEGVFTLLQWLSYMPKCKFSPVPILMAKDPIDRPVEFVPTKAPYDPRWMLAGRPSQTPKGSWQSGFFDHGSFMEIMQPWAQSVVVGRARLGGIPTGVVAVETRSVELSIPADPANLDSEAKIIQQAGQVWFPDSAFKTAQAIKDLNREGLPLMVFANWRGFSGGMKDMYDQVLKFGAYIVDGLREYKQPVLVYIPPQAELRGGSWVVIDPTINPRHMEMYADKDSRGGVLEPEGTVEIKFRRKDLVKTMRRVDPVYMGLAERLGTPELNPNDRKELETKLKEREEFLLPIYHQVAVQFADLHDTPGRMQEKGVITDILEWQTSRHFFYWRLRRLLLEDTVKRKIQVANSELTDGQVQAMLRRWFVEAEGAVKAYLWDNNEEVVAWLERQIAEEEGARSVIDENIKYIRRDHILKQIRSLVQANPEVAMDSIVHMTQHISPTQRAEVVRILSTMETSASS; from the exons ATGAAGCTGTCGGAGTTGGTTTGTGAGGTTCACTGGCTCGCGTTTGCAGCGTGTCTCAGTGCGGGGCTCGGCTTGTTTTTCTGGTCCCGCAAGCAGCTCTCGATCG tgtttgcaGCCTGTTCATGTCGTCCAGGCATGGCACAACAGGACGGTGCTGCAAAGAAGAACCCCGCGGTTGCAGCGTTGCACTCTCACTTCACCGTGGGATCAGTATCAGAGGAGAACTCAGAGGATGAAATCCAAGGGAAGCCAGAAATGCAGCTGGAGGAAAAGGAGACCCGTTCCTTGTCCCCATCCTCTGGTAGCTCAGACAGCACTTGTGAAATGGGCTTTGACCACATTGATGGCTCCATGCACAATCTAAG GCCAAGCATGTCAGGGCTTCATCTGGTGAAGCAAGGCAGAGATCGGCGGCGTATTGATCAGCAGAGGGACTTTACTGTGGCTTCTCCAGCTGAATTTGTCACCCGTTTTGGTGGGAACAAGGTCATCGAGAAG GTGCTTATCGCCAACAATGGCATTGCAGCGGTCAAATGTATGCGCTCCATCCGCCGCTGGGCCTACGAGATGTTTCGCAATGAAAGGGTGATTCGCTTTGTTGTTATGGTGACCCCAGAGGACCTGAAGGCCAATGCAG AGTACATCAAAATGGCAGATCATTATGTGCCTGTGCCAGGAGGGACTAATAACAACAACTATGCCAATGTTGAGCTCATTCTGGACATTGCTAAGCGAATACCTGTTCag GCAGTGTGGGCTGGATGGGGTCATGCGTCAGAGAACCCCAAACTCCCAGAGCTGCTTCAAAAGCATGGCATTGCTTTCATGG GTCCTCCAAGTCAAGCTATGTGGGCTCTAGGAGACAAGATTGCCTCCTCTGTCGTGGCTCAGACGGCTGGTATTCCAACCCTTCCCTGGAGTGGAACAG ACCTGAAAGTGGAATGGACAGAGaacaaccaaaagaagaaaattatcAATGTCCCTCCTGATGTGTACGAGCGTGGCTGCATCCAGGATGTAGAGGATGGCTTGAAA GCTGCAGAGAAAATTGGCTACCCTGTAATGGTGAAAGCCTcagaaggaggtggaggaaaagGCATCCGTAAGGTCAACTCTGCTGATGACTTTCCAAACCTCTTCAGACAG GTCCAGGCAGAAGTTCCGGGATCACCTATTTTTATCATGCAGCTAGCCAAGCATGCTCGACACTTGGAAGTTCAGATTTTGGCTGATCAGTATGGCAACGCCATTTCCCTGTTCGGAAGAGACTGCTCTGTGCAGCGGCGGCACCAGAAAATTATAGAGGAGGCTCCTGCTACAATCGCCACTTCTGATGTGTTTGAGGACATGGAAAGG tGTGCAGTGAAGCTGGCTAAGATGGTGGGGTATGTAAGCGCAGGGACAGTGGAGTATTTGTACAGCCAGGACGGCAGCTTCTACTTTCTGGAACTCAACCCTCGTTTGCAGGTGGAACACCCCTGTACTGAGATGGTGGCTGATGTTAACTTACCTGCTGCCCAACTGCAG ATTGCTATGGGTATTCCCCTTCAACGCATCAAAGACATCAGGATGCTTTACGGTGTCCAGCCCTGGGGAGACACTCCTATTGATTTTGAAGGTCTGTCAACATCCCCCTCCCCACGAGGCCATGTCATTGCAGCACGCATCACAAGTGAAAATCCAGATGAG GGTTTCAAGCCAAGTTCCGGAACAGTACAAGAGCTGAATTTCCGCAGCAATAAGAACGTGTGGGGCTACTTTAGTGTTGCAGCAGCTGGAGGACTACATGAGTTTGCAGACTCTCAGTTTGGACACTGCTTCTCTTGGGGAGAGAATCGTGAAGAAGCCATCTC CAACATGGTGGTAGCTCTGAAGGAGTTGTCAATCAGAGGTGACTTCAGGACCACAGTGGAATACCTCATCAAGCTGCTAGAGACTGAAAGCTTTCAGCAGAACAACATTGACACAGGCTGGCTGGACAGACTCATCTCTGAGAAGATGCAG GCCGAGCGTCCAGATACCATGCTGGGAATTGTGAGCGGTGCGCTTCACGTGGCAGATGTCAATCTGAGAAACAGTGTGTCCAACTTCCTGCATTCCCTGGAAAG AGGCCAGGTACTTGCTGCACATACTCTACTCAACACTGTGGATGTGGAGCTGATCTATGAAGGTACTAAATACGTCCTAACAGTGACACGCCAGTCTCCCAACTCCTATGTGGTCATTATGAATTCCTCTGCTGAGGTTGACGTCCATCGACTCAGTGATGGAGGTCTTTTGCTGTCCTATGATGGCAGCAGCTACACTACTTACATGAAGGAGGAGGTGGACAG ATATCGCATTACAATCGGGAACAAGACTTGTGTTTTTGAAAAGGAGAATGATCCTTCACTGCTGCGTTCTCCATCAGCAGGAAAGCTCATTCAGTACACAGTTGAGGATGGCGGGCATGTTTTTACTGGCCAGTGCTATGCTGAGATAGAG GTGATGAAGATGGTAATGACCCTGACTGCTGCAGAGTCTGGGTGTATTCACTATGTGAAGAGGGCTGGTGCTGCACTTGAGCCTGGCTGTGTCATTGCCAAACTGCAACTGGATGACCCAAGCAGAGTGCAACAG GCCGAGCTGTACACGGGGGCCCTGCCTTCTATACAGGCAGTAGCTCTGAGAGGGGAGAAGCTACACAGAGTATTCCACAACACACTGGATCACCTTGTTCACATCATGAATGGCTACTGTCTCCCTGAGCCTTTCTTCAGCACGAAG TTAAAAGAATGGGTGGAAAGGTTGATGAAAACCATGCGTGATCCCTCTTTACCACTGCTGGAACTGCAAGACATCATGACTAGTGTGTCAGGACGCATCCCCCCTGCTGTGGAGAAGGCCATCAAGAAGGAGATGGCTCAGTATGCCAGCAACATCACCTCTGTGCTCTGCCAGTTCCCCAGTCAGCAG ATTGCAAACATCCTGGACAGCCACGCTGCTACGCTTAACAAGAAGTCGGAGAGAGAGGTCTTCTTTATGAACACGCAAAGCATTGTTCAGCTGGTGCAGAA GTATCGCAGTGGCATTCGAGGTCACATGAAAGCGGTGGTGATGGACTTGCTCAGACAGTACCTGAAAGTAGAGATCCAGTTTCAGAACG GACACTatgagaagtgtgtgtttgctctgcgAGAGGAAAACAAAGGGGATTTGACCAATGTGCTGAACTATATCTTCTCCCATGCCCAAGTCACCAAGAAGAACCTGCTTGTTACAATGCTGATT GACCAGCTGTGTGGCCGTGATCCCACGCTGACAGATGAACTGATGGCCATCTTGACTGAACTCACCCAGCTCAGCAAGACAACCAATGCCAAAGTGGCGCTGCGAGCTCGGCAG GTGTTGATAGCTTCCCACCTTCCTTCCTATGAGCTCAGACACAACCAGGTGGAATCCATCTTCCTGTCTGCCATTGATATGTATGGACACCAATTCTGTATTGAGAACCTACAG aaACTGATCCTCTCAGAGACATCAATCTTTGATGTTCTGCCCAACTTCTTTTATCACAGCAATCAGGTAGTCAGGATGGCTGCACTTGAG GTATATGTTCGCAGAGCATATATTGCCTATGAGCTCAACAGCGTTCAGCATCGACAGCTGAGGGACAACACATGTGTAGTAGAGTTCCAGTTCATGCTCCCTACTTCGCATCCCAACAG AGGGAACATCCCCACACTAAACAG GATGTCATTCTCATCGAACCTTAACCACTACGGCATGGTGCACGTGGCCAGCGTGAGTGATGTTCTGCTTGACACATCATTTACACCACCCTGTCAGCGCATGGGAGCCATGGTCTCTTTCCGCTCATTTCAGGAGTTCACCAG GAATATTACTGATGTGTTGAGCTGCTTCTCAGACTCTCCTCCCCCAAGTCCAACCTTCCCAGAGGGAGGTAATCCTGTCCTGTATGGTGAAGAGGACAACAAG AGTATCCAGGATGAGCCTATCCATATTTTGAATGTGGCtataaagacagacagtgacATTGATGACGATGGCCTGGCAGCCATGTTTCGGGAGTTCACTCAGTCAAAG AAATCTTTGCTGTTTGAGCATGGCATCCGAAGGCTGACTTTCCTCGTGGCACAGAAG GATTTCAGGAAGCAAATCAACTGTGAGGTGGACCAAAGGTTTCAT AGAGAATTCCCCAAATTTTTCACATTCCGTGCCAGAGACAAG TTCGAGGAGGACAGGATTTATCGTCATTTGGAGCCGGCACTGGCTTTCCAGTTGGAGCTAAACCGCATGCGCAATTTTGCTTTGACTGCCATCCCATGTGCAAACCACAAGATGCACCTGTACCTTGGTGCCGCCCGTGTGGAAGTGGGCACAGAGGTGACAGACTACCGTTTCTTTGTGAGAGCCATTATACGCCACTCTGATCTGGTCACAAAG GAGGCCTCTTTTGAGTACCTTCACAATGAGGCTGAGCGTCTGCTGCTGGAAGCCATGGATGAGCTAGAGGTTGCTTTCAACAACACAACTGTGCGAACTGACTGTAACCATATTTTCCTCAACTTTGTCCCCACAGTCATCATGGACCCATCAAAG ATCGAGGAGTCTGTGCGTTCCATGGTCATGCGTTATGGCAGCCGCCTGTGGAAGCTTCGCGTTCTGCAGGCTGAACTGAAAATTAACATCCGCCTGACACCAACAGGAAAGCAAATCCCCATCCGCCTCTTCCTCACAAATGAATCAGGCTATTACCTGGACATCAGCCTGTACAAGGAGGTTACTGATTCCCGAACGGGACAG ATCATGTTCCAAGCATATGGGGACAAGCAGGGCCCTCTGCATGGCATGCTGATCAACACCCCTTATGTCACAAAGGACCTGCTGCAGTCTAAGCGCTTCCAGGCACAGTCTCTGGGAACCACCTATGTCTATGACTTTCCAGAAATGTTCAGACAG GCTCTCAAAAAGCTGTGGCACTCAATCCAGGCCTATGCCCACTTACCCAAATGCCCGCTTCCTTCTGAGCTGCTTACTTTCACCGAGCTGGTTCTTGACGCTCAAGGTCAGCTGGTGCAGATGAACAGACTGCCAGGTGGTAACGAG ATTGGTATGGTTGCATGGAGAATGACCCTGCGGACTCCAGAATATCCTGCAGGACGTGAGATCATTGTCATAAGCAATGACATTACTCACAAGATAGGCTCATTTGGGCCCCAGGAGGACATGCTGTTCCTGCGTGCCTCAGAGATGGCAAGAGAAAGCAGCATACCTCGAATTTACATTGCAGCCAACAGTGGTGCCCGCATTGGGCTGGCAGAGGAAATCAGACACATGTTTCATGTTGCTTGGCAAGATCCAGCTGACCCCTACAAG GGCTTCAGGTATATGTACCTCACACCTCAGGATTACAAGAAGGTTTCAGCTCTGAACTCTGTGCACTGTGAACATGTGGAAGATGAGGGAGAATCCAG GTACAAGATCACTGACATCATTGGAAAGGATGATGGGCTGGGTGTGGAGAATCTGAAAGGCTCTGGGATGATCGCTGGAGAGTCCTCTCTGGCTTATGAGGAGATCATCACCATGAACCTA GTCACATGTCGAGCCATAGGAATTGGGGCCTATCTGGTGAGACTTGGACAGAGAACTATTCAGGTGGACAACTCTCACATCATCCTTACTGGAGCTGGAGCCCTAAACAAG GTTCTGGGCAGAGAAGTGTACACATCAAACAACCAGCTTGGTGGAATTCAAATCATGCACAATAATGGCGTAACTCACTGTACAGTAAGTGATGATTTTGAGGGAGTCTTCACTCTTCTCCAGTGGCTGTCCTACATGCCCAAG TGTAAATTTAGTCCAGTGCCCATCCTCATGGCCAAGGATCCCATAGATCGACCAGTAGAGTTTGTTCCAACCAAGGCTCCTTATGACCCACGCTGGATGTTAGCAGGGCGTCCCAGCCAAA CTCCAAAGGGTTCCTGGCAGAGTGGTTTCTTTGACCACGGTTCCTTCATGGAGATCATGCAACCATGGGCTCAGAGTGTGGTGGTAGGCAGAGCCAG ACTGGGTGGGATACCTACTGGAGTGGTTGCTGTGGAAACTAGATCAGTGGAGCTGTCCATCCCAGCCGATCCAGCCAACTTGGACTCAGAGGCGAAG ATCATCCAGCAGGCAGGACAGGTGTGGTTCCCAGATTCTGCTTTCAAAACAGCCCAGGCCATTAAAGACCTGAACCGGGAGGGTTTACCTCTCATGGTGTTTGCCAACTGGAGAGGCTTTTCCGGTGGAATGAAGG acATGTACGACCAGGTGTTGAAGTTCGGTGCTTACATTGTGGACGGGCTGAGGGAGTACAAGCAGCCAGTACTGGTTTATATTCCCCCACAGGCTGAGCTCAGGGGAGGCTCCTGGGTGGTTATAGATCCCACCATCAACCCTCGTCACATGGAGATGTACGCCGATAAGGACAGCCG AGGGGGAGTGCTGGAACCTGAAGGAACCGTAGAGATCAAGTTTAGGAGGAAGGACTTGGTGAAGACCATGAGAAGGGTTGATCCCGTTTACATGGGCTTGGCTGAAAGATTGG GTACCCCAGAGCTAAATCCTAATGATCGTAAGGAACTGGAGACTAAGCTGAAAGAGCGTGAAGAGTTTCTCCTGCCCATCTACCACCAGGTAGCTGTGCAGTTTGCAGACCTCCATGACACACCTGGTCGGATGCAAGAGAAGGGTGTCATCACA gaCATACTTGAATGGCAAACCTCCCGTCACTTCTTCTACTGGCGTCTGCGGCGTCTGCTGCTGGAAGACACAGTAAAGAGGAAGATCCAAGTGGCCAACAGTGAGCTGACAGACGGTCAGGTCCAAGCAATGCTGCGCCGCTGGTTTGTGGAGGCAGAGGGAGCTGTTAAG GCCTATCTGTGGGATAACAATGAAGAGGTGGTGGCATGGTTGGAGAGGCAAATAGCCGAAGAAGAGGGCGCAAGGTCTGTCATTGATGAAAACATCAAGTACATCCGCCGAGATCACATCCTCAAGCAGATTCGCAG CCTCGTCCAGGCCAATCCAGAGGTTGCCATGGATTCTATTGTGCATATGACACAGCACATCTCACCAACACAGAGAGCCGAGGTGGTACGTATCCTGTCCACGATGGAGACATCAGCCTCCTCCTAG